A portion of the Streptomyces platensis genome contains these proteins:
- a CDS encoding PadR family transcriptional regulator, protein MSAIRLLVLGAVRQHGRAHGYQVRNDLEYWGAHEWSHAKPGSIYHALKQMAKQGLLRAHDIAPSTVGGPPRTEYELTAAGETEYFALLRAALSQHDQKTDMLSAGLGFVVDLPRAEAVALLTERVRGLREWRGTVTGYYTPEGGTEQLGHIGEIMHMWVDAADSGAAWTQGLIERIEGGAYVFAGEGEPFVGVLAEGQQNPYATTDAEDPGDGAGDGATEAR, encoded by the coding sequence ATGTCGGCGATCCGGCTGTTGGTACTGGGCGCCGTGCGGCAGCACGGCCGGGCGCACGGCTACCAGGTGCGCAACGACCTGGAGTACTGGGGCGCCCATGAGTGGTCCCACGCCAAACCCGGCTCGATCTACCACGCGCTCAAGCAGATGGCCAAGCAAGGGCTGCTGCGGGCTCATGACATCGCGCCCAGCACCGTCGGCGGCCCGCCGCGTACCGAGTACGAGCTGACCGCGGCGGGCGAGACGGAGTATTTCGCGCTGCTGCGTGCCGCGCTCTCCCAGCACGACCAGAAGACCGACATGCTCAGCGCGGGCCTCGGCTTCGTCGTCGATCTGCCGCGGGCCGAGGCGGTGGCGCTGCTCACGGAGCGCGTCCGGGGCCTGCGGGAGTGGCGCGGCACGGTCACCGGCTACTACACCCCCGAGGGCGGGACCGAACAGCTCGGGCACATCGGCGAGATCATGCATATGTGGGTGGACGCCGCGGACAGCGGCGCCGCGTGGACCCAGGGGCTGATCGAGCGGATCGAGGGCGGGGCATATGTCTTCGCCGGCGAGGGGGAGCCGTTCGTGGGCGTGCTCGCGGAGGGGCAGCAGAACCCGTACGCGACGACGGACGCGGAGGATCCGGGGGACGGCGCGGGCGACGGCGCCACGGAGGCCCGCTGA
- a CDS encoding glutamate decarboxylase: MTLHKGASPADRKQTGHPVNPFYGEADPVAGMETAPPQHTLPDGPLAPHNAYQFVHDELMLDGNSRLNLATFVTTWMEPQAGVLMAECRDKNMIDKDEYPRTAELEKRCVAMLADLWHAPDPSSAVGCSTTGSSEACMLAGMAFKRRWMQRNQDRYPGSARPTLVMGANVQVCWEKFCNFWEVEARTVPMEGDRFHLDAASAAELCDENTIGVVAILGSTFDGSYEPVADICAALDEVQEKRGWDIPVHVDGASGAMVAPFLDPELMWDFRLPRVASINTSGHKYGLVYPGVGWALWRDTEALPEELVFRVNYLGGDMPTFALNFSRPGAQVAAQYYTFLRLGRAGFRAVQQATRDVAGSMAERIGALGDFRLLTRGDQLPVFAFTTADHVTAFDVFDVSRRMRERGWLLPAYSFPPNREDLSVLRVVCRNGFSMDLADLFLADLEQLLTELRQQSGPMQRPESVATAFHH, encoded by the coding sequence ATGACTCTGCACAAAGGTGCATCACCGGCCGACCGCAAGCAGACCGGGCACCCGGTCAACCCCTTCTACGGCGAGGCCGACCCGGTCGCCGGAATGGAGACCGCACCGCCCCAGCACACCCTGCCCGACGGCCCGCTCGCCCCGCACAACGCCTATCAGTTCGTGCACGACGAGCTGATGCTGGACGGCAACTCCCGGCTGAACCTGGCGACGTTCGTCACGACCTGGATGGAGCCGCAGGCCGGGGTCCTGATGGCGGAGTGCCGGGACAAGAACATGATCGACAAGGACGAGTACCCGCGCACCGCCGAACTGGAGAAGCGGTGCGTGGCGATGCTCGCCGACCTGTGGCACGCCCCCGACCCGTCGTCCGCCGTCGGCTGCTCCACCACCGGGTCGAGCGAGGCCTGCATGCTCGCCGGGATGGCCTTCAAAAGGCGCTGGATGCAGCGCAACCAGGACCGCTATCCGGGCAGCGCCCGGCCCACCCTGGTCATGGGCGCCAATGTCCAGGTCTGCTGGGAGAAGTTCTGCAACTTCTGGGAGGTCGAGGCACGCACGGTCCCGATGGAGGGCGACCGCTTCCATCTGGACGCGGCCTCGGCCGCCGAGCTGTGCGACGAGAACACCATCGGCGTCGTGGCGATCCTCGGCTCGACCTTCGACGGGTCGTACGAGCCGGTGGCCGACATCTGCGCGGCGCTCGACGAGGTCCAGGAGAAGCGGGGCTGGGACATCCCGGTCCATGTGGACGGTGCCTCCGGCGCCATGGTCGCGCCGTTCCTCGACCCGGAGCTGATGTGGGATTTCCGCCTGCCCCGGGTCGCCTCCATCAACACCTCGGGGCACAAATACGGACTGGTCTACCCGGGCGTCGGCTGGGCGCTGTGGCGCGACACGGAGGCACTGCCCGAGGAGCTGGTCTTCCGGGTCAACTACCTGGGCGGCGACATGCCGACCTTCGCCCTCAACTTCTCCCGGCCCGGCGCCCAGGTCGCCGCGCAGTACTACACCTTCCTGCGGCTCGGCCGGGCCGGCTTCCGCGCCGTACAGCAGGCGACCCGCGACGTGGCCGGCTCGATGGCCGAACGGATCGGCGCACTGGGCGACTTCAGGCTGCTCACCCGGGGCGACCAGCTGCCGGTCTTCGCCTTCACCACCGCGGACCACGTCACCGCGTTCGACGTCTTCGACGTGTCCCGGCGGATGCGGGAACGCGGCTGGCTGCTGCCCGCCTACAGCTTCCCGCCGAACCGCGAGGACCTGTCCGTCCTGCGGGTGGTCTGCCGCAACGGCTTCTCCATGGACCTCGCCGATCTGTTCCTCGCGGACCTGGAGCAGCTGCTGACCGAACTCCGGCAGCAGTCGGGCCCGATGCAGCGCCCGGAGAGCGTCGCCACGGCCTTCCACCACTGA
- the wrbA gene encoding NAD(P)H:quinone oxidoreductase, whose translation MPVHDVHVAVIYYSSTGTVAELARLIADAAEHAGADVRLRRAAELAPQTAIDANPAWAANAAATADIMEATHEDVLWADAVIFGTPTRFGNVTSQLKQYLDALGGLWQQGRLADKVYSGFTASATKHGGQESTLLALYQTVHHFGGILVTPGYTDPAKFSDGNPYGTSHVGGPDTPLDDDARTAARIQAERVVKFTKAIKHGLSQAS comes from the coding sequence ATGCCCGTGCACGACGTCCATGTCGCCGTCATCTACTACTCGTCGACCGGTACCGTCGCCGAGCTCGCCCGGCTGATCGCGGACGCCGCCGAGCACGCCGGAGCGGACGTACGACTGCGCCGGGCCGCGGAACTCGCCCCCCAGACCGCCATCGACGCCAACCCGGCCTGGGCCGCCAACGCCGCGGCCACCGCCGACATCATGGAGGCCACCCACGAGGACGTGCTCTGGGCGGACGCGGTGATCTTCGGGACCCCCACCCGCTTCGGCAATGTGACCTCGCAGCTCAAGCAGTACCTCGACGCCCTGGGCGGCCTCTGGCAGCAGGGCCGGCTGGCCGACAAGGTCTACAGCGGCTTCACCGCGAGCGCCACCAAGCACGGCGGCCAGGAGTCCACCCTGCTCGCGCTGTACCAGACCGTCCACCACTTCGGCGGCATCCTCGTGACGCCGGGCTACACCGACCCGGCGAAGTTCTCCGACGGCAATCCGTACGGCACCTCCCATGTCGGCGGCCCCGACACCCCGCTCGACGACGACGCACGCACCGCCGCCCGCATCCAGGCGGAGCGCGTGGTGAAGTTCACCAAAGCCATCAAACACGGCCTTTCACAGGCCAGTTGA
- the leuE gene encoding leucine efflux protein LeuE: MLGITDLSTYLVGLALIILLPGPNSLYVVSVAARRGPRVAYRAAAGVLCGDTVLMTLSAGGVASLLQTTPVLFAVVKFAGAGYLTWLAAGMLRGAWALWRGREARRAERGEETAGAAKEAVERPYRRALVVSLLNPKAILFFISFFVQFVDPSYAHPVLSFLTLGAWAQLFSFTYLTVLIFSGTYLAATFRRRKRLTAGLSAGAGAAFLGFAAKLSLASAN, translated from the coding sequence ATGCTGGGGATAACGGATCTGTCCACGTATCTGGTGGGACTCGCGCTGATCATTCTGCTGCCGGGCCCGAATTCGCTCTACGTCGTTTCGGTGGCGGCCCGGCGCGGCCCGCGGGTGGCCTACCGGGCGGCGGCCGGGGTGCTGTGCGGTGACACGGTGCTGATGACGCTGTCGGCGGGCGGGGTGGCCTCGCTGCTCCAGACCACCCCGGTGCTGTTCGCCGTGGTCAAGTTCGCCGGTGCGGGCTATCTGACGTGGCTGGCGGCCGGGATGCTGCGCGGCGCCTGGGCACTGTGGCGGGGCCGGGAGGCCCGCCGGGCCGAGCGGGGCGAGGAGACGGCCGGGGCGGCGAAGGAGGCCGTGGAGCGGCCGTACCGCAGGGCGCTGGTGGTCAGTCTGCTCAACCCGAAGGCGATCTTGTTCTTCATCTCCTTCTTCGTGCAGTTCGTGGACCCGTCCTATGCCCACCCGGTGCTGTCGTTCCTGACGCTGGGCGCCTGGGCGCAGCTGTTCAGCTTCACGTATCTGACGGTCCTGATCTTCAGCGGGACGTATCTGGCGGCGACCTTCCGCCGCCGCAAGCGGCTGACCGCCGGGCTGTCCGCGGGCGCCGGTGCGGCGTTCCTCGGCTTCGCCGCGAAGCTGTCGCTGGCGAGTGCGAACTGA
- a CDS encoding MerR family transcriptional regulator: protein MSYSVGQVAAFAGVTVRTLHHYDEIGLLQPGERNHAGHRRYGEDDLDRLQQILFYRELGFPLDEVAALVDDPHADPREHLRRQHDLLTTRIEKLQKMAAAVEHAMEARRMNVRLTPEEKFEVFGDFDPDEHAAEVEERWGHTEAYKESQRRTAAYTKEDWKRLTAELDALHRKMADLLAEGVPADSATAMDVAEEHRQFICAAYYECSLELHTCLGEIYVADERFTATYEAIRAGLAGYLRDAILANAARHQ from the coding sequence GTGAGCTATTCGGTAGGGCAGGTCGCCGCCTTCGCCGGTGTGACGGTGCGCACCCTGCACCACTACGACGAGATCGGGCTGCTCCAGCCCGGCGAGCGCAATCACGCAGGTCACCGTCGCTACGGCGAGGACGACCTGGACCGGTTGCAGCAGATCCTGTTCTACCGGGAGCTCGGTTTTCCGCTCGACGAGGTCGCGGCCCTCGTGGACGATCCGCACGCGGACCCGCGGGAGCATCTGCGGCGCCAGCACGACCTGCTGACCACACGGATCGAGAAGCTCCAGAAAATGGCCGCCGCCGTCGAACACGCGATGGAGGCCCGCAGGATGAACGTACGGCTCACACCGGAGGAGAAGTTCGAGGTCTTCGGGGACTTCGACCCGGACGAGCACGCGGCGGAGGTCGAGGAGCGCTGGGGCCACACCGAGGCCTACAAGGAGTCGCAGCGCAGGACGGCCGCGTACACCAAGGAGGACTGGAAGCGGCTGACGGCAGAGCTCGACGCCCTCCACCGGAAGATGGCGGACCTGCTCGCCGAGGGGGTGCCGGCGGACTCCGCGACGGCCATGGATGTCGCCGAGGAGCACCGGCAGTTCATCTGCGCTGCGTACTACGAATGCTCGCTCGAACTGCACACCTGCCTCGGCGAGATCTATGTCGCCGACGAACGCTTCACCGCCACCTATGAGGCAATCCGGGCCGGCCTCGCCGGGTACCTGCGGGACGCGATCCTGGCCAACGCGGCCCGCCACCAGTGA
- a CDS encoding YbjQ family protein: protein MGIEEYGGGQHAQSDVLVVTTNDVPGFHVERVIGEVFGLTVRSRHLGSQIGAGLKSMIGGELRGLTKTLVETRNQAMERLVDQARSRGANAVLMFRFDVTEAADVGTEVCAYGTAVVLSPQS, encoded by the coding sequence ATGGGCATCGAGGAATACGGCGGTGGACAGCATGCGCAGTCCGACGTCCTGGTCGTGACGACCAATGACGTCCCGGGGTTTCACGTGGAACGGGTGATCGGCGAGGTCTTCGGCCTGACGGTGCGCTCACGGCACCTCGGCAGCCAGATCGGCGCGGGCCTGAAGTCGATGATCGGCGGCGAGCTGCGGGGCCTGACCAAGACCCTGGTGGAGACCCGTAACCAGGCGATGGAACGGCTGGTGGACCAGGCCCGCTCGCGCGGTGCGAACGCGGTGCTGATGTTCCGCTTCGATGTCACGGAGGCCGCCGACGTGGGCACCGAGGTGTGCGCCTACGGAACGGCCGTGGTGCTCTCCCCGCAGAGCTGA
- a CDS encoding DedA family protein, which translates to MNTLALGPQWLDPDYLITTFGLIGVLVIVFAESGLLIGFFLPGDSLLFTTGLLVTTNKLDTPLWLVCALVVLAAVLGDQAGYLFGRKVGPSLFKRPDSRLFKQENVEKAHDFFEKYGPKSLILARFVPIVRTFTPIVAGVSRMNYRSFITFNIIGGALWGAGVTLLGASLGKVEFVHQHIELILVAIVLISVVPIAIEFLRARSKAKKDQPTPSHPTDRPHGTPAEPRRGRHAKR; encoded by the coding sequence GTGAATACTCTCGCGCTCGGCCCCCAGTGGCTGGACCCGGACTATCTCATCACCACATTCGGCCTGATCGGCGTCCTGGTCATCGTCTTCGCGGAGTCCGGCCTGCTGATCGGCTTCTTCCTGCCGGGTGACTCGCTGCTGTTCACCACCGGTCTGCTGGTGACGACGAACAAGCTGGACACGCCGCTGTGGCTGGTGTGCGCGCTGGTCGTGCTGGCCGCCGTCCTGGGCGACCAGGCCGGCTACCTCTTCGGCCGGAAGGTCGGGCCCTCGCTCTTCAAGCGCCCCGACTCCCGCCTGTTCAAGCAGGAGAACGTCGAGAAGGCGCACGACTTCTTCGAGAAGTACGGACCCAAGTCGCTGATCCTGGCCCGCTTCGTGCCGATCGTGCGCACCTTCACGCCGATCGTCGCCGGTGTGAGCCGGATGAACTACCGCTCCTTCATCACCTTCAACATCATCGGCGGCGCCCTGTGGGGCGCGGGTGTCACGCTGCTCGGCGCCTCCCTGGGGAAGGTCGAGTTCGTCCACCAGCACATCGAGCTGATCCTGGTCGCGATCGTGCTGATCTCCGTCGTACCGATCGCCATCGAGTTCCTCCGCGCCCGCAGCAAGGCCAAGAAGGACCAGCCCACCCCGTCCCACCCCACGGACCGCCCCCACGGCACCCCCGCAGAACCCCGCCGCGGCCGCCACGCCAAGCGCTGA
- a CDS encoding threonine/serine ThrE exporter family protein has product MVSDPQRGQRGQRGTIGSGGGSGASDQTGPEDRKSQSDEAHSAFTPPLGVPYPPLPEDEHPTSEFALPAGLRPETPAEQEGSAFTLPSSTTGQTPLPAPVGATAMSVAFTPPHGIPAVSLTKEAPWQDRMRTMLRMPVHERPVPERPERGEEDTGPAVPRVLDLTLRIGEILLAGGEGAEDVEAAMFGVAHAYGLERVEPTVTFTLLSISYQPSLVDDPVTASRTVRRRGVDYNRLSAVFRLVDDITSDGITLEEAYRGLAEIRRNRHPYPSWALTVASGLLSGAASMLVGGTMLVFFAAAVGSMLGDRLAWLASGRGLPEFYQFVVAAMPPAAVGVAFGLAHANVQASAVITGGLFALIPGRALVAGVHDGLTGYYITAAARLLEVGYLIVGIVVGVLSVLYIGLQLNPGLRRLNPEEALGAYNEPVVQITASMLLALAFCVLLQQERHTVAFATLNGGVAWVVYGALHYVAEINAVPATAIAAGLVGLFGQLLSRYRYASALPYVTAAIGPLLPGSATYFGLLNFAQGHQPEGLTSLVQAASLALAIAVGVNLGAEVARLFLRAPGVEEAGGRRAAKRTRGF; this is encoded by the coding sequence GTGGTGTCGGACCCACAGCGCGGCCAGCGCGGCCAGCGCGGCACGATTGGCAGCGGTGGTGGCAGTGGTGCCTCGGATCAGACCGGTCCCGAGGACCGCAAGTCCCAGTCGGACGAGGCCCACAGCGCCTTCACTCCGCCCCTGGGCGTGCCCTACCCGCCGCTTCCCGAGGACGAGCACCCCACCTCCGAATTCGCGCTGCCCGCGGGGCTGCGCCCGGAGACGCCGGCCGAGCAGGAGGGCTCGGCCTTCACCCTGCCGAGCAGTACCACCGGCCAGACCCCGCTGCCCGCTCCCGTGGGCGCCACGGCGATGAGTGTCGCCTTCACCCCGCCGCACGGCATACCGGCCGTCAGCCTCACCAAGGAAGCCCCTTGGCAGGACCGGATGCGGACCATGCTCCGGATGCCGGTCCACGAGCGCCCGGTCCCCGAGCGCCCGGAGCGCGGCGAGGAGGACACCGGCCCGGCCGTTCCCCGCGTACTCGACCTGACGCTCCGTATCGGCGAGATCCTGCTCGCCGGCGGCGAGGGCGCCGAGGACGTCGAGGCCGCGATGTTCGGTGTCGCGCACGCCTACGGGTTGGAGCGGGTCGAGCCGACCGTCACCTTCACCCTGCTGTCGATCTCCTACCAGCCGTCGCTGGTCGACGACCCGGTGACGGCCAGCCGCACGGTCCGGCGCCGTGGCGTCGACTACAACCGGCTGTCCGCCGTCTTCCGGCTCGTCGACGACATCACCTCCGACGGCATCACCCTCGAAGAGGCCTACCGCGGCCTCGCCGAGATCCGCCGTAACCGCCACCCGTACCCGAGCTGGGCGCTGACGGTGGCCTCCGGGCTGCTGTCCGGCGCCGCCTCCATGCTGGTCGGCGGCACGATGCTGGTGTTCTTCGCGGCCGCGGTGGGCTCCATGCTCGGCGACCGGCTGGCCTGGCTCGCGTCCGGGCGCGGGCTGCCGGAGTTCTACCAGTTCGTGGTCGCGGCGATGCCGCCCGCGGCGGTGGGCGTCGCCTTCGGTCTGGCCCACGCCAATGTGCAGGCGTCCGCGGTGATCACCGGTGGACTGTTCGCGCTGATCCCGGGGCGGGCGCTGGTCGCCGGCGTCCACGACGGGCTGACCGGCTACTACATCACCGCCGCCGCCCGTCTGCTGGAGGTCGGCTATCTCATCGTCGGCATCGTCGTCGGCGTCCTCAGCGTGCTCTACATCGGACTCCAGCTGAACCCCGGCCTCCGGCGGCTCAACCCCGAGGAGGCGCTGGGGGCGTACAACGAGCCGGTGGTCCAGATCACCGCGTCCATGCTGCTGGCGCTGGCGTTCTGTGTGCTGCTCCAGCAGGAGCGGCACACCGTGGCGTTTGCGACCCTGAACGGCGGCGTCGCCTGGGTCGTCTACGGCGCCCTGCACTACGTCGCCGAGATAAACGCGGTGCCCGCCACCGCGATCGCGGCCGGACTGGTCGGTCTCTTCGGGCAGTTGCTCTCCCGTTACCGCTATGCGTCGGCCCTGCCGTACGTCACCGCGGCCATCGGCCCGCTGCTGCCCGGTAGTGCCACGTACTTCGGGCTGCTCAACTTCGCCCAGGGCCACCAGCCGGAGGGCCTCACCTCCCTGGTGCAGGCCGCCTCGCTGGCGCTCGCCATCGCCGTGGGCGTCAACCTCGGTGCCGAAGTGGCCCGGCTGTTCCTGCGCGCCCCCGGGGTCGAGGAGGCCGGCGGACGCCGGGCCGCCAAGCGCACCCGCGGCTTCTGA
- a CDS encoding inorganic diphosphatase codes for MEFDVTIEIPKGSRNKYEVDHETGRIRLDRRLFTSTSYPADYGFVENTLGEDGDPLDALVILDEPTFPGCLIKCRAIGMFRMTDEAGGDDKLLCVPASDPRVEHLRDIHHVSEFDRLEIQHFFEVYKDLEPGKSVEGADWVGRTEAEAEIEASFKRLEAQGGAH; via the coding sequence GTGGAGTTCGACGTCACCATCGAGATCCCGAAGGGTTCGCGGAACAAGTACGAGGTGGACCACGAGACCGGTCGGATCCGCCTGGACCGTCGACTCTTCACCTCGACCAGCTACCCGGCCGACTACGGCTTTGTCGAGAACACCCTGGGCGAGGACGGCGACCCGCTGGACGCGCTGGTCATCCTGGACGAGCCGACCTTCCCCGGTTGCCTCATCAAGTGCCGCGCCATCGGCATGTTCCGGATGACGGACGAGGCCGGCGGCGACGACAAGCTGCTGTGCGTGCCCGCGTCCGACCCGCGTGTGGAGCACCTGCGGGACATCCACCACGTGTCGGAGTTCGACCGCCTGGAGATCCAGCACTTCTTCGAGGTCTACAAGGACCTGGAGCCCGGCAAGTCCGTCGAGGGCGCCGACTGGGTCGGCCGCACCGAGGCCGAGGCGGAGATCGAGGCCTCGTTCAAGCGCCTTGAGGCGCAGGGCGGCGCGCACTGA
- the dacB gene encoding D-alanyl-D-alanine carboxypeptidase/D-alanyl-D-alanine endopeptidase: protein MPETGKWQVRWQSAERSARAATRAAVRWAQTAIDATRQTWQATPRQTQQTWRLTAVSAATGLAVAIVAVAASGPWDSGQRTAERAEAAEMDGASGEHHAPEARPAPSAPPVLPALGGRVPGAAGRGAAPAPTDAGLADALAPLLKDPALGPLRTASVLDVAAGREVFGDGQGKAATPASTVKLATAVAVLSALGPDHRIDTTVVLTGKNRLVLVGGGDPTLTARAPRHGAEEQPANLRTLADATARALKKRHLTKISLGYDTAAYSGPAEHPIGPNENIAPVTALMTDEGRLDDSEHGTAPRDADPAHTAARTFADLLHERGITVDGDPESAKAPKKTTRIAAVHSLPLSALVERMLTYSDNDIAEALARQTALASRQPASFAGAGKAVRTALQREHLPLSGAVFEDGSGLDRDDKVTAGLLSRLLLHASSPDHPALRPVVTGLPVAAFTGTLSNRYRGQSAGAGAVRAKTGTLTGVNTLAGTVVDADGRLLTFSFMTTGTTDPQGAQNALDKLASAVANCGCR from the coding sequence GTGCCCGAGACCGGAAAGTGGCAGGTCAGATGGCAGTCAGCGGAACGGTCCGCGCGGGCGGCGACGCGCGCGGCGGTCCGGTGGGCGCAGACGGCCATCGATGCCACGCGGCAGACCTGGCAGGCCACACCCCGCCAGACCCAGCAGACCTGGCGGCTGACGGCGGTTTCCGCAGCTACCGGCCTGGCGGTCGCGATCGTCGCGGTGGCGGCGTCCGGGCCGTGGGACTCGGGTCAGCGTACGGCCGAGCGGGCGGAGGCGGCCGAGATGGACGGTGCCAGTGGCGAGCATCACGCTCCGGAGGCCCGGCCGGCGCCCAGCGCACCCCCCGTCCTGCCCGCGCTCGGCGGCCGGGTGCCCGGTGCCGCGGGCCGTGGCGCGGCGCCCGCCCCCACTGACGCGGGACTGGCCGACGCGCTCGCGCCGCTGCTGAAGGACCCGGCCCTCGGCCCGCTGCGGACGGCTTCCGTCCTGGACGTGGCCGCCGGCCGGGAGGTCTTCGGCGACGGCCAGGGCAAGGCCGCCACCCCCGCCTCCACCGTCAAGCTCGCCACCGCCGTCGCCGTGCTCTCCGCGCTCGGCCCCGACCACCGCATCGACACCACCGTCGTGCTGACCGGCAAGAACCGCCTCGTCCTGGTCGGCGGCGGCGACCCCACCCTCACCGCCCGCGCCCCGCGGCACGGCGCCGAGGAACAGCCCGCGAACCTGCGCACCCTCGCCGACGCCACCGCCCGCGCCCTCAAGAAGCGCCACCTCACCAAGATCAGCCTGGGCTATGACACCGCCGCCTACTCGGGCCCCGCAGAGCACCCCATCGGCCCGAACGAGAACATCGCCCCCGTCACCGCGCTGATGACCGACGAGGGCCGCCTCGACGACTCCGAGCACGGCACCGCCCCCCGCGACGCCGACCCCGCCCACACGGCGGCCCGCACCTTCGCCGATCTGCTCCACGAGCGCGGCATCACCGTCGACGGCGACCCCGAGAGCGCCAAGGCCCCCAAGAAGACCACCCGCATCGCCGCCGTCCACTCCCTCCCCCTCTCCGCCCTCGTCGAGCGGATGCTCACCTACAGCGACAACGACATCGCCGAGGCACTGGCCCGCCAGACCGCCCTGGCCTCCCGGCAGCCGGCCAGCTTCGCCGGGGCCGGCAAGGCCGTCCGCACCGCCCTCCAGCGGGAGCACCTCCCGCTCTCCGGCGCCGTCTTCGAGGACGGCAGCGGCCTGGACCGCGACGACAAGGTCACCGCCGGCCTGCTCTCCCGCCTCCTGCTGCACGCCTCCTCGCCCGACCACCCGGCCCTGCGCCCCGTCGTCACCGGCCTCCCCGTGGCCGCCTTCACCGGCACCCTCAGCAACCGCTACCGGGGCCAGAGCGCCGGCGCCGGCGCCGTACGCGCCAAAACCGGCACCCTCACCGGCGTGAACACCCTCGCCGGCACCGTCGTCGACGCCGACGGCCGCCTCCTGACCTTCTCCTTCATGACCACCGGCACCACCGACCCGCAAGGCGCCCAGAACGCCTTGGACAAACTCGCCTCAGCAGTAGCCAACTGCGGCTGCCGCTAG
- a CDS encoding zinc-dependent metalloprotease, which yields MTSIGGTEMVDWNLAVATATRFVRPGPEVSRDEARAIVAELRKHAKSSEAHVRAFTRMAQPDATGEEPHDTPVLVVDRPGWIKANVAGFRAVLKPLLAKMEDRRSTVPGGAVLGAVGGKVTGVELGMLLSFLASRVLGQYETFAPASRDLPAAAQGGRLLLVAPNIVHVERELEVAPHDFRLWVCLHEETHRTQFTAVPWLRDHIEGEIQSFLGETDIDPGALLERLREAAQSLAGAKPEGEEGEDEGRSLVDLVQTPAQREILGRLTAVMSLLEGHADYVMDGVGPDVVPSVAEIREKFQKRRASGAGRLDQALRKLLGLDAKLRQYRDGERFVSAVVEEVGMEGFNRVWTSPNTLPTKQEIAKPADWIARVHRKADGAP from the coding sequence ATGACGAGCATCGGTGGAACCGAGATGGTCGACTGGAACCTCGCGGTCGCGACCGCGACCCGGTTCGTGCGGCCGGGCCCAGAGGTGAGCCGGGACGAGGCACGCGCGATCGTCGCCGAGCTGCGCAAGCACGCCAAGTCCTCCGAGGCACACGTCCGGGCGTTCACGCGGATGGCACAGCCCGACGCGACGGGCGAGGAGCCGCATGACACGCCGGTCCTCGTCGTGGACCGGCCCGGCTGGATCAAGGCGAATGTCGCGGGGTTCCGGGCGGTGCTCAAGCCGCTGCTGGCCAAGATGGAGGACCGCCGCTCGACGGTCCCCGGGGGCGCGGTGCTCGGCGCGGTCGGCGGCAAGGTGACCGGCGTGGAGCTGGGCATGCTGCTGTCGTTCCTGGCCTCGCGGGTCCTCGGCCAGTACGAGACGTTCGCCCCGGCCTCCCGTGATCTGCCGGCCGCGGCGCAGGGCGGCCGGCTGCTGCTCGTCGCGCCGAACATCGTGCACGTGGAGCGCGAGCTCGAAGTGGCCCCGCACGACTTCCGGCTGTGGGTGTGCCTCCACGAGGAGACCCACCGCACCCAGTTCACCGCCGTCCCGTGGCTGCGGGACCACATCGAGGGCGAGATCCAGTCGTTCCTCGGTGAGACGGACATCGACCCGGGCGCCCTCCTGGAGCGGCTGCGTGAGGCCGCCCAGTCGCTGGCCGGCGCCAAGCCCGAGGGCGAGGAGGGCGAGGACGAGGGCCGCTCCCTCGTCGATCTCGTGCAGACGCCCGCGCAGCGCGAGATCCTCGGCCGGCTGACCGCGGTGATGTCCCTGCTGGAGGGGCACGCGGATTATGTGATGGACGGTGTGGGGCCCGATGTCGTGCCGTCGGTCGCGGAGATCCGGGAGAAGTTCCAGAAGCGCCGGGCCAGCGGCGCCGGCCGGCTGGACCAGGCGCTGCGCAAGCTGCTCGGCCTGGACGCCAAGCTGCGGCAGTACCGCGACGGCGAGCGGTTCGTCAGCGCGGTCGTCGAGGAGGTGGGCATGGAGGGCTTCAACCGGGTGTGGACGTCGCCGAACACCCTCCCGACCAAACAGGAGATCGCCAAACCGGCGGACTGGATCGCGCGGGTGCACCGCAAGGCGGACGGGGCACCGTGA